One genomic region from Lachnospiraceae bacterium encodes:
- a CDS encoding HAD hydrolase-like protein has translation MLKAILFDFDGVLTIDKTGSESITKYLAKESKIPLDRIQKSYYRYNRALLYGETTHEEIWPSFCKDLGKELDIKILNAAYEATKLDSEMIKYVKQLKEIYKIGMITDNKCDRINAILSYHQLQSYFDVVSISAQYHSDKKEKEIFVGTMQSLQVAAKECVFIDNSEQNLIVPQRLGMQTILFDPDHRDIAQLNKRIEAMQ, from the coding sequence ATGCTGAAGGCTATTCTTTTTGACTTTGATGGTGTGCTTACAATTGACAAAACCGGATCGGAATCTATTACTAAGTATTTAGCAAAGGAAAGTAAAATACCACTAGATAGAATTCAAAAAAGCTATTATCGGTATAATCGAGCGCTTTTATATGGGGAAACGACCCATGAGGAAATATGGCCAAGCTTTTGTAAAGATTTAGGAAAAGAGCTAGATATTAAGATATTAAATGCTGCTTATGAAGCTACGAAGCTAGATAGTGAAATGATTAAGTATGTAAAGCAGTTAAAAGAAATTTATAAAATTGGGATGATTACAGATAATAAATGTGACCGGATTAATGCAATACTATCCTATCATCAGCTGCAGAGTTATTTTGATGTGGTTTCAATTTCAGCGCAGTATCATTCCGATAAAAAAGAGAAAGAGATTTTTGTAGGTACGATGCAAAGCCTACAGGTGGCTGCAAAGGAGTGCGTATTTATTGATAATAGTGAGCAGAATTTAATTGTGCCGCAAAGACTGGGAATGCAGACCATTCTTTTTGATCCTGATCATCGAGATATTGCACAATTAAACAAGAGGATCGAGGCCATGCAATAA
- a CDS encoding type II toxin-antitoxin system Phd/YefM family antitoxin, whose amino-acid sequence MDMEDYERDGIEKKLLMNLQEAEAAVKDGEGWLNLDELKALMEE is encoded by the coding sequence ATGGACATGGAAGATTATGAGCGTGATGGCATAGAAAAAAAGCTTCTGATGAACCTGCAGGAAGCAGAAGCAGCAGTCAAGGATGGCGAAGGCTGGCTTAATTTGGATGAGCTGAAAGCGCTTATGGAGGAATAA
- a CDS encoding phosphotransferase, with amino-acid sequence MNYSVEQAKEIISKSIQVRSVELIGCGNHSEAFCINDEMVMKLPKHQKASDCLKVEMQILRGLKEKVPLDIPNVLFNGTFPSGQEEFVYFVSKRLKGKNLSKKEFLLLDEKTLFQNAERIAKFLYRLHSEKEILPIKRKDLVLLHGDFSLNHIVFNDKNVVCGVLDFADSRVGKPQSDFAYLLDEEDDEEFGADFGRMVLDMYRGYQCSET; translated from the coding sequence ATGAATTATTCTGTAGAACAGGCAAAAGAGATCATCTCCAAGTCAATTCAGGTGAGGTCCGTAGAGCTTATCGGATGTGGAAATCACTCGGAGGCTTTTTGCATCAATGATGAGATGGTTATGAAGCTCCCCAAACACCAAAAAGCAAGTGACTGCCTAAAGGTCGAAATGCAGATACTGCGGGGATTGAAAGAAAAGGTACCGTTAGATATCCCGAATGTTCTTTTTAACGGCACGTTTCCTTCCGGTCAGGAGGAGTTTGTGTATTTTGTCTCCAAACGATTGAAGGGCAAAAATTTATCTAAAAAAGAGTTCCTGCTGCTGGATGAAAAAACTCTTTTTCAAAATGCAGAGCGTATCGCAAAGTTCCTATATCGCCTGCATAGTGAAAAAGAGATTCTTCCAATCAAAAGAAAAGATCTGGTCCTGCTGCATGGTGACTTTAGCCTTAATCATATAGTGTTCAATGATAAAAATGTGGTGTGTGGGGTTCTTGATTTTGCCGATAGCCGCGTGGGAAAGCCTCAAAGTGATTTTGCTTATTTACTGGATGAGGAAGATGATGAGGAATTTGGCGCAGACTTTGGAAGGATGGTTCTGGATATGTATCGGGGATATCAGTGTTCTGAGACGTGA
- a CDS encoding DUF1858 domain-containing protein, which produces MRITKQTTMGEMLQYDIGIAQVLMESGMHCIGCPSSVGESLEMACMVHGIDADEVLRSIHEYLEQKEEA; this is translated from the coding sequence ATGAGAATTACAAAACAGACCACTATGGGCGAGATGCTTCAATATGATATCGGAATTGCGCAGGTTTTGATGGAGTCCGGAATGCACTGCATTGGCTGTCCCTCTTCGGTAGGGGAATCGCTGGAAATGGCCTGCATGGTGCATGGCATTGATGCAGATGAGGTTCTGAGATCGATTCATGAGTATCTCGAACAGAAGGAAGAGGCATAA
- the clpB gene encoding ATP-dependent chaperone ClpB, translating to MNVQRLTQKSLEALQEAQNLASQAKNPEVRQEHLMLALASQKEGLIPSLLEKLGTDTQMLQQSLRSAIGRLPQVSGAAEAGKLYVSSELDAALSEAEAQAAQMQDEYTSVEHLMLGLILKASAAVKQALETAHVTEAAFREALKQARGSARVTSDNPESTYDVLAKYGQDLVQLAREQKLDPVIGRDTEIRSVIRILSRKTKNNPCLIGEPGVGKTAIAEGLALRIVRGDVPDSLKDRKIFSLDMGALIAGAKFRGEFEERLKAVLNEIKNSDGKIILFIDELHTIVGAGKTDGAMDAGNLLKPMLARGELHCIGATTLNEYRQYIEKDAALERRFQPVTIPEPSVEDTISILRGLKERYEVYHGVKIQDQALIAAAVLSNRYISDRFLPDKAIDLVDEACAMIRTEIDSMPTELDEIARKIMQHEIEEAALKKETDKLSQEHLAEIQKELADMREQFAGMKAKWENEKEAIGKVQKLREEIEQVNAQIEKAENEYNLDKLAELKYGRLPALQKELEQEEALADEGRRSTSLLRDKVTEEEITRIISRWTGIPVSKLMEGEREKLLHLDDTLHQRVIGQDEAVQRVCDAILRSRAGIQDPDRPIGSFLFMGPTGVGKTELAKALAEALFDDERSMVRIDMSEYMEKYSVSRLIGAPPGYVGYDEGGQLTEAVRRKPYAVVLFDEVEKAHPDVFNVLLQVLDDGRITDSQGRTVDFKNTIIIMTSNLGSSIILEGIDEASGEITEAAKENVQALLKQSFRPEFLNRLDEIVFYKPLTKENISCIVDLLLEDLRRRLMDRQLSLRLTERAKQYLIEGGYDPIYGARPLKRFVQQRLETFLARKMIAEDLEPGTELVVDYDGRGLTA from the coding sequence ATGAATGTACAGAGATTAACACAGAAGAGTTTGGAGGCGCTGCAAGAGGCGCAGAATCTGGCATCGCAGGCTAAGAATCCGGAGGTGCGGCAGGAGCATCTGATGCTGGCGCTGGCATCGCAGAAGGAGGGGCTGATTCCCTCGCTGCTGGAGAAGCTGGGGACGGACACGCAGATGCTGCAGCAGAGCCTGCGGAGTGCGATTGGGCGGCTTCCGCAGGTGAGCGGGGCGGCCGAAGCGGGTAAGCTGTATGTGTCGTCGGAACTGGATGCGGCGCTCAGCGAGGCGGAGGCGCAGGCCGCGCAGATGCAGGATGAATATACGTCGGTGGAGCATTTGATGCTGGGCCTGATTTTGAAGGCTTCGGCGGCGGTAAAGCAGGCACTGGAGACGGCGCATGTGACGGAGGCGGCTTTTCGCGAGGCGCTGAAGCAGGCACGCGGGAGTGCGCGCGTGACGAGCGATAATCCGGAGAGCACGTATGATGTGCTTGCAAAGTATGGGCAGGATCTGGTGCAGCTGGCGCGCGAGCAGAAGCTGGACCCGGTGATCGGGCGCGATACGGAGATTCGCAGTGTGATTCGGATCCTGTCGAGGAAGACGAAGAATAATCCGTGCCTGATCGGCGAGCCGGGCGTGGGCAAGACGGCGATTGCGGAAGGCCTGGCGCTGCGGATTGTGCGCGGGGATGTGCCGGACAGCTTGAAGGACCGGAAGATTTTTTCACTGGATATGGGCGCGCTGATTGCGGGCGCTAAATTCCGCGGCGAGTTCGAGGAGCGGCTAAAGGCCGTGCTGAATGAGATCAAAAACAGTGACGGCAAGATCATTCTGTTTATCGATGAGCTGCATACGATTGTGGGCGCCGGCAAGACGGACGGCGCGATGGATGCGGGCAATCTGCTGAAGCCCATGCTGGCGCGCGGAGAGCTGCACTGCATCGGCGCGACGACGCTGAATGAATACCGGCAGTATATTGAGAAGGATGCCGCGCTGGAGCGGCGTTTTCAGCCGGTGACGATTCCGGAGCCGTCGGTGGAGGATACGATTTCGATTTTGCGAGGCCTGAAGGAGCGCTACGAAGTGTATCATGGCGTGAAGATTCAGGATCAGGCGCTGATTGCGGCGGCTGTGCTTTCCAATCGGTATATTTCGGATCGGTTTTTGCCGGATAAGGCGATCGATCTGGTGGATGAGGCCTGCGCGATGATCCGCACGGAGATCGATTCCATGCCGACGGAGCTGGATGAAATTGCGCGCAAGATCATGCAGCATGAGATTGAGGAAGCGGCTTTGAAGAAGGAGACCGACAAGCTTTCACAGGAGCATCTTGCGGAGATCCAGAAGGAGCTGGCGGACATGCGCGAGCAGTTTGCGGGCATGAAGGCAAAATGGGAGAATGAAAAGGAGGCCATCGGCAAGGTGCAGAAGCTGCGCGAGGAGATCGAGCAGGTGAATGCACAGATCGAGAAGGCCGAGAATGAATATAATCTGGATAAGCTGGCGGAGCTGAAATATGGTCGACTGCCGGCGCTGCAGAAGGAGCTGGAGCAGGAAGAGGCGCTGGCGGACGAGGGTCGGCGCAGCACCTCGCTGCTGCGTGACAAGGTGACGGAGGAAGAGATCACGCGCATCATTTCCCGCTGGACGGGCATTCCGGTGTCTAAGCTCATGGAGGGCGAACGCGAGAAACTGCTGCATCTGGATGACACGCTGCATCAGCGCGTGATCGGACAGGACGAGGCCGTGCAGCGCGTCTGCGACGCGATCCTGCGTTCACGTGCCGGTATTCAGGATCCGGACCGGCCAATTGGGTCATTTCTGTTCATGGGGCCCACTGGCGTGGGCAAAACGGAGCTGGCTAAAGCCCTGGCCGAGGCGCTGTTTGATGATGAGCGCAGCATGGTACGGATTGATATGAGCGAGTATATGGAGAAATACTCTGTGTCACGCCTGATCGGAGCGCCTCCCGGATACGTGGGCTATGACGAGGGAGGCCAGTTGACGGAGGCAGTGCGCAGAAAGCCGTATGCGGTGGTGCTTTTTGATGAGGTGGAGAAGGCGCATCCGGATGTGTTTAATGTGCTGCTGCAGGTGCTGGATGACGGCCGCATTACGGACAGCCAGGGCCGTACAGTGGACTTTAAAAACACGATTATCATTATGACCTCCAATTTGGGCTCTTCGATCATTTTGGAGGGAATCGATGAGGCGAGCGGCGAGATCACGGAAGCGGCCAAAGAGAATGTGCAGGCACTTTTGAAGCAGTCCTTCAGGCCGGAGTTTTTGAACCGTCTGGATGAGATTGTGTTCTATAAGCCGCTTACCAAGGAGAATATCAGCTGCATTGTGGATCTGCTGCTGGAGGATCTGCGCCGGCGTCTGATGGATCGGCAGCTGTCGCTTAGGCTGACGGAGCGCGCCAAGCAGTATCTGATTGAGGGCGGATATGATCCGATCTATGGCGCGCGGCCGCTGAAGCGTTTTGTGCAGCAGAGGCTGGAGACCTTTTTAGCGCGCAAGATGATTGCCGAGGATCTGGAGCCGGGCACGGAGCTCGTGGTGGATTATGACGGCAGGGGATTGACAGCCTGA
- a CDS encoding GNAT family N-acetyltransferase, producing the protein MQNLRLERPELIHKARYEAMMDEWESFGGRLNPGALRRYSHKEKRKVPYERWLQWVQEDRDTKQDLYFLMKEERILGAISIRYQCAAVDGHCGYGIRPSERRKGYATAMLALALPIMRTYGIHPIWISCAKENIGSAKTILNNGGKWIEEVVDEGELVSIYQIDG; encoded by the coding sequence ATGCAAAATTTGCGATTAGAACGGCCGGAGCTTATACATAAAGCACGGTATGAAGCTATGATGGACGAATGGGAGAGCTTTGGCGGAAGACTCAATCCCGGGGCGCTGAGGCGTTACAGCCATAAAGAGAAAAGAAAAGTGCCTTATGAGCGCTGGCTGCAGTGGGTGCAGGAAGACCGCGATACAAAACAGGATCTGTACTTTCTGATGAAAGAAGAAAGAATCTTGGGGGCGATCAGCATTCGCTATCAATGCGCTGCGGTGGATGGGCACTGTGGATATGGCATTCGCCCCTCTGAACGGAGAAAAGGCTACGCGACCGCCATGCTCGCGCTTGCACTGCCGATCATGAGAACCTATGGCATCCATCCTATATGGATTTCCTGCGCTAAAGAAAACATTGGATCGGCTAAAACGATTCTAAATAACGGAGGGAAATGGATAGAGGAGGTCGTGGATGAGGGAGAGCTGGTAAGCATCTATCAGATTGACGGGTGA
- a CDS encoding MATE family efflux transporter produces MTLKQLFAPSDMTSGKPWEKIVIFTVPMLIGNIAQQLYSTVDSIVVGRYVGDNALAAVGSASPILNLLLVLFMGISVGASVMVAQYFGGKKREELSKTIGNCLTLNAIASLIIMIVGSITIRPLLRLLSTPDSIIDWCASYLMILVVGIAGCSYYNILSGILRGLGDSISALVYLLVATVLNIVLDIWFVAGLDMGVAGVALATVIAQAVSSVLSLIKLKRMKDIFDLKLKYCKVDAFHTKTIIRLGLPSGITQAIFSMAMIVVQSLTNSFGEMVIAANVIIMRVDGFAMMPNFSFGTAMTTYAGQNVGARRFDRVSQGAKQGTLIAVLTSTVITGVILLFGKYLMGIFTSTAELVSLSNNMMRILAVGYIAMAVTQCLSGVMRGAGDTMTPMWISLITTVAIRVPIAYGLAYITRSPELPNGAYQSLWISLLVSWLLGALLTFIFYKRGKWKEKALSTGEPEQAE; encoded by the coding sequence ATGACGCTGAAACAGTTATTTGCTCCCTCGGACATGACGAGCGGAAAGCCTTGGGAGAAAATTGTGATTTTTACGGTACCGATGCTGATCGGCAATATTGCGCAGCAGCTTTATAGCACGGTGGACAGCATTGTGGTGGGCCGTTATGTGGGCGATAATGCGCTGGCCGCAGTGGGCAGTGCGAGTCCGATCCTGAATTTGCTGCTGGTACTTTTTATGGGAATTTCTGTTGGCGCCAGTGTAATGGTAGCGCAGTATTTTGGCGGAAAAAAGCGGGAGGAGCTTTCCAAGACGATTGGCAACTGTCTGACGCTGAACGCGATTGCTTCGCTGATTATCATGATTGTAGGCTCGATTACGATCCGGCCGCTGCTGAGGCTTTTGTCAACGCCGGACAGCATCATTGATTGGTGCGCGTCCTATCTGATGATCCTCGTAGTGGGAATCGCGGGCTGTTCCTATTATAATATTTTGAGCGGTATTTTGCGCGGACTGGGCGATTCGATTTCGGCACTGGTGTATCTGCTGGTGGCTACCGTGCTGAATATCGTGCTGGACATCTGGTTTGTGGCCGGCCTTGATATGGGCGTGGCCGGTGTGGCGCTGGCCACCGTGATTGCGCAGGCGGTCTCCTCGGTTTTGAGTCTGATCAAGCTAAAGCGCATGAAGGACATTTTTGATCTTAAACTGAAATACTGCAAGGTAGATGCATTTCATACCAAGACGATTATCCGGCTGGGGCTTCCGTCCGGTATTACGCAGGCCATTTTTTCGATGGCCATGATCGTCGTGCAGTCGCTGACCAACAGCTTTGGCGAGATGGTGATTGCAGCTAACGTCATTATCATGCGTGTGGATGGCTTTGCCATGATGCCGAACTTTTCTTTTGGTACGGCGATGACGACCTATGCCGGGCAAAATGTGGGTGCAAGACGATTTGATCGGGTAAGTCAGGGCGCAAAGCAGGGTACGCTGATTGCGGTGCTCACGTCTACTGTGATCACAGGAGTGATTTTGCTCTTTGGTAAATATTTGATGGGGATTTTCACCAGCACAGCAGAGCTCGTGAGCCTGAGCAACAATATGATGCGGATTTTGGCGGTGGGCTATATTGCGATGGCCGTCACGCAGTGCCTGTCCGGCGTCATGCGCGGTGCAGGCGATACGATGACGCCCATGTGGATTTCCTTGATCACAACGGTTGCTATTCGTGTGCCGATAGCATATGGTTTAGCCTACATAACCAGAAGCCCGGAGTTGCCCAACGGAGCTTATCAAAGCCTGTGGATCTCCCTTTTGGTTTCGTGGCTTCTGGGCGCGCTGCTAACCTTTATCTTCTATAAGAGAGGAAAATGGAAAGAAAAGGCCCTGAGCACGGGAGAGCCAGAGCAAGCGGAATAA
- a CDS encoding VOC family protein — protein sequence MSTREGFHHVALRAQNLQQTIDFYVKLGCSVIRSWGEGKNQGAMLDVGGGNILEIFSGGIEAAEERPRFEHIALKSSNVRQDFENAIAAGAVEKTRPTEGNLGGALPIEIAFVIGPNQEVIEFFCEK from the coding sequence ATGAGTACAAGAGAAGGATTTCATCATGTAGCGCTGAGAGCGCAAAATCTGCAGCAAACGATTGACTTTTATGTAAAGTTAGGCTGCAGCGTTATTCGCAGCTGGGGTGAAGGCAAGAATCAAGGCGCCATGCTGGATGTAGGCGGCGGCAATATTTTGGAGATATTCTCCGGCGGGATAGAGGCAGCCGAGGAGAGGCCGCGCTTTGAGCATATTGCGTTAAAAAGCAGCAATGTCCGGCAGGATTTTGAGAATGCCATTGCGGCGGGTGCGGTAGAAAAGACCAGACCAACCGAAGGAAATTTGGGCGGCGCGCTGCCGATTGAGATTGCGTTTGTGATCGGTCCCAATCAGGAAGTCATTGAGTTTTTCTGCGAAAAGTAA
- a CDS encoding D-cysteine desulfhydrase family protein, translating to MMKQLTDFDRIPLAVLPTPLYKLETLSRELGKNLYIKRDDMTGLALGGNKVRKLEFLLADARKKGADIVLTAGGPQSNHAMLTAACASHLGMQSILVLKKRGVLQGGNLTLDQILGAKVVLVDTDSYDDVYAEMHRLMASLRAQGHTPYFIPVGGSVALGCLGYVQCTQEIQQQCSALDFQPDAIVSAVGSGGTYAGITLGARLFLPHTRSVGIGVCEDPFESITYTLMKETAELLGSDIALTPDDVNIHFHIGPGYALPSEEGSAAVRRLARAEGILMDPVYTGKMLAGFLELLSQGYFEKDENIVLLHTGGAGALFAVDLLAEEETAH from the coding sequence ATGATGAAACAGCTAACCGATTTTGACCGCATTCCTCTTGCCGTTTTGCCCACGCCGCTCTACAAGCTGGAAACGCTGAGCCGCGAGCTGGGTAAAAATCTTTACATCAAGCGCGATGACATGACCGGCCTCGCCCTCGGCGGCAACAAGGTGCGCAAGCTAGAATTTTTACTCGCTGACGCGAGAAAGAAAGGCGCGGATATTGTTCTGACCGCCGGCGGCCCGCAATCGAACCATGCCATGCTGACGGCGGCCTGCGCTTCCCATCTGGGGATGCAGTCGATCCTTGTTTTAAAAAAGCGCGGCGTGCTGCAGGGCGGGAACCTGACGCTGGATCAGATTCTCGGCGCCAAGGTTGTATTGGTTGACACCGATTCCTACGACGATGTGTATGCCGAAATGCACCGCCTCATGGCCTCGCTGCGCGCGCAGGGGCATACGCCCTATTTCATACCGGTCGGAGGCTCTGTTGCCTTAGGATGCTTAGGCTATGTGCAGTGCACGCAGGAAATTCAGCAGCAGTGCAGCGCGCTTGATTTTCAGCCGGATGCCATCGTGAGTGCAGTGGGCTCCGGCGGCACCTATGCCGGTATCACGCTGGGCGCCAGACTCTTTTTGCCGCATACCCGCTCTGTTGGCATCGGTGTATGCGAGGATCCGTTTGAATCCATTACCTATACGCTTATGAAGGAAACGGCCGAGCTCTTAGGGAGCGATATCGCCCTCACGCCGGACGATGTGAACATCCATTTTCATATTGGACCGGGCTACGCCCTCCCCTCTGAGGAAGGCAGCGCCGCGGTTCGCCGCTTGGCGCGCGCGGAGGGTATTTTGATGGATCCGGTCTATACCGGCAAGATGCTGGCCGGCTTTTTGGAGCTGCTTTCGCAGGGATATTTTGAAAAAGATGAGAATATTGTGCTGCTGCATACGGGCGGTGCGGGTGCGCTGTTTGCTGTGGATCTGCTGGCGGAAGAGGAGACGGCGCATTGA
- a CDS encoding DUF4111 domain-containing protein, whose protein sequence is MKLINQIASSYKTILQDTLVGVYVHGSLAFGCFHWERSDIDLIVVVQSEPALSEKMALVQVLLDLTPQAPPKGFEMSVVLAEDCRQFRHPAPFVLHFSNSHLARCRQDLMAYCRSMHGTDPDLAAHFTVMHAVGFPACGPEVAAVFGPVPADAYWDSLWYDTKDAAETIMQDPVYVILNLSRVLAYVKEGRILSKEQGGQWGLTHLPAGYAELVRQALRVYTEDAKGCFAPNQMLPFAQDLLREILRLHPSI, encoded by the coding sequence ATGAAGCTTATTAACCAGATTGCTTCTTCTTATAAGACTATTTTGCAGGATACGCTCGTTGGCGTATATGTGCATGGCTCTCTTGCCTTTGGCTGCTTTCACTGGGAACGGAGCGACATTGATCTGATTGTTGTTGTCCAAAGCGAGCCGGCCCTTTCTGAAAAGATGGCGCTGGTTCAGGTTTTGCTGGATCTGACTCCGCAGGCGCCGCCGAAGGGCTTTGAGATGAGCGTCGTGCTGGCCGAGGATTGCCGGCAATTTCGGCATCCTGCACCCTTTGTGCTGCATTTTTCTAATTCACATCTTGCGCGCTGCCGGCAGGATCTGATGGCCTACTGCCGGAGCATGCACGGAACGGACCCTGATCTTGCGGCCCATTTTACGGTGATGCATGCGGTCGGTTTTCCTGCCTGCGGGCCTGAGGTGGCGGCTGTTTTCGGCCCGGTTCCGGCCGATGCGTATTGGGACAGCCTATGGTATGATACGAAAGATGCTGCTGAAACCATCATGCAGGATCCTGTGTATGTGATTTTAAATCTGAGCCGCGTGCTGGCGTATGTTAAAGAAGGACGGATCCTCTCTAAGGAACAGGGCGGGCAGTGGGGACTGACTCATCTGCCGGCAGGCTATGCGGAGCTGGTGCGGCAGGCGCTGCGTGTTTATACGGAAGATGCTAAGGGCTGCTTTGCTCCTAATCAGATGCTTCCTTTTGCACAGGATCTGCTCCGGGAGATCCTGCGGCTTCACCCGTCAATCTGA
- a CDS encoding DUF4445 domain-containing protein, protein MKLSEMISMPLECGGNGRCGKCKLRVSGALSPLSPQERGLLTQEEIEAGYRLACMTEIEGDYTIHSLPSERLAVQLDFTELAGAPSSGREGIGAAIDIGTTTLAAYWYDLSSGRRINTKSAANPQRIFGADVISRIEHAAKGRLPQLSACLRQAVLSLLPPVYEHLVLTGNTTMLYLLCGYDPAELASAPFHARHTFGFQRGTVMLPPCFSAYIGADLACAALAAGFASHLPEKPTLLLDIGTNGEMLLAANGLLYGCSAAAGPAFEGNHISCGLPSVPGAICHVQPDFSYETIENLPAKGYCGSGILDITAALLDHGALSASGVLSAWPAPALPLLTQQDIREIQLAKAAIAAACQALMHAAHVDALDTLYLAGGFGSQLSPESARQIGLLPPARHTLSLGNAAGHGSAMLLLNPALLEKVLALKKSFRLCELADDPFFTDAFMSCMRFPE, encoded by the coding sequence ATGAAACTATCTGAAATGATTTCCATGCCGCTCGAATGCGGCGGCAACGGCCGCTGCGGCAAATGCAAGCTCCGCGTCAGCGGCGCCCTGTCCCCGCTCTCTCCTCAGGAGCGCGGCCTGCTTACGCAGGAAGAAATTGAAGCTGGCTACCGCCTCGCCTGTATGACAGAGATCGAGGGTGATTACACTATCCATAGTCTTCCATCGGAGAGACTGGCCGTTCAGCTGGACTTTACAGAATTGGCCGGCGCGCCCTCCTCCGGCAGGGAAGGAATCGGCGCCGCTATTGATATTGGCACGACTACGCTGGCCGCTTACTGGTATGATCTTTCCAGCGGCAGGCGGATAAACACAAAGTCGGCTGCCAATCCGCAGCGCATTTTTGGCGCAGATGTCATTAGCCGCATCGAGCATGCCGCTAAGGGACGGCTCCCCCAGCTAAGCGCCTGCCTACGGCAGGCTGTGCTCTCTCTTTTGCCTCCCGTCTATGAGCATCTCGTTCTGACAGGCAATACGACTATGCTCTATTTGCTCTGCGGCTACGATCCTGCTGAGCTTGCCTCTGCTCCCTTTCACGCCCGTCATACATTTGGCTTTCAGCGGGGCACAGTCATGCTGCCGCCTTGCTTTTCTGCTTATATCGGTGCGGATCTTGCCTGCGCTGCCCTAGCGGCAGGCTTTGCCTCTCATCTTCCGGAGAAACCGACTTTACTGCTGGATATCGGCACCAATGGAGAAATGCTGCTGGCCGCAAACGGCCTTCTGTATGGCTGCTCTGCCGCGGCTGGTCCTGCCTTTGAGGGCAATCATATTTCCTGCGGTCTTCCCTCCGTCCCTGGCGCCATCTGTCATGTACAGCCTGATTTTTCTTATGAAACCATCGAAAATCTCCCTGCCAAGGGCTATTGCGGCTCTGGTATTTTAGATATAACCGCAGCCTTATTGGATCATGGCGCTTTATCTGCTTCCGGCGTTTTATCTGCCTGGCCGGCCCCTGCTCTGCCTCTGCTGACTCAGCAGGATATCCGCGAGATTCAGTTGGCCAAGGCGGCGATTGCTGCCGCCTGCCAGGCTCTGATGCATGCCGCCCATGTCGATGCGCTGGACACTCTCTATCTGGCAGGCGGCTTTGGCAGTCAGCTCTCGCCGGAAAGTGCCCGCCAGATCGGACTCCTGCCTCCGGCCCGCCATACCCTTTCCTTAGGCAATGCGGCCGGTCACGGCAGCGCCATGCTGCTTTTAAACCCTGCGCTGCTGGAAAAAGTGCTGGCGCTTAAAAAGTCATTCCGATTATGTGAGCTGGCAGACGATCCCTTTTTTACTGATGCTTTTATGAGCTGTATGCGCTTTCCAGAGTAA
- a CDS encoding spore coat protein, protein MDDKNVMENLLLMEKGVCDLYMHGTIESSTSNVHQAFNSALSESLCIQDKIYDEMAEKGWYPTEQVEQQKVDKVKQKFDMQGKIDRLF, encoded by the coding sequence ATGGATGATAAAAATGTAATGGAAAATCTGCTCCTGATGGAGAAAGGCGTTTGTGATCTATATATGCACGGTACGATTGAATCCTCTACCAGCAATGTGCATCAGGCCTTTAACAGCGCCCTGAGCGAGTCGCTCTGCATTCAAGACAAAATTTATGATGAGATGGCAGAGAAGGGCTGGTATCCTACCGAGCAGGTAGAGCAGCAGAAAGTTGACAAGGTAAAGCAGAAATTTGACATGCAAGGCAAGATTGACCGGTTATTCTAA